In Glycine max cultivar Williams 82 chromosome 15, Glycine_max_v4.0, whole genome shotgun sequence, the DNA window CactccacacacacacacagatttCAGTGTTATTGTTTTTGCCAAATGTATGTTAAGGTTATATGTTTGGGTTGGGGAGTGATCATAGTCATAGATAATTATGTAGCTTGGAAGGGAAGTACAAGAATTGTTCTCTCGAATGGTATTTCTTGATTGATTCTTATTCTGCTCCCCTTCTTCGGATAAACATATGATATGAATGAATGTTACTCGCACGCACGCACCACTACTTGTTCAAACAGAAATTCCAAAGACAGTACGTGTTTTTCTAAGAAAAAGGTAACACCACTAAGAGCATATCCAATTATCATGATAATTGCTTAACTAATTTCTAATGGGCTTTAAAATGTCACATGAAATTAACAAGTTTTGTCTTTAGTTATTAAAATAGATACAATTGTTACCTCGTATTGTTGTTAGAAACATTAGTTTATAGAACATAATATACAACCATCCTCTTAAGTTTGGAGTATGAAATTACTTACCCAAGTCTCAACCATTTCACATTCTGATTAAAATCAACACAACCATGattatctcttaaaaaataaaaaacataaccaTGATTATCTTTTCAATTATCTGTGAAACTCAATTCAGCTCGGTCGATCAGACCGGTTCAACCAGAATCTGGTGGCATAATCAGACCGATTTCGCTATTGGACCGCTTATGCATGTGACCCAAGATGGTCCGGCCAAACCTACTGATTTTGTTGAAACCCGATGACCCGAACAGTTTTAAAAACCTAGACTGGGTTATgcacgataaaaaaaataatgggagtgcaaaaaataataatgatagtgTAGAAAGTTTATCTACActctttttgtttattgaaactcttttatttattgaaaattgaaattgtgttttaatttaaacagtTGCTATTATACTctctttattattaatacactttaattgtgttattaacTTTAATACTTCAATTGTTATCTTGAATTTTAAAGTATGAAATTATGGatgaatttttcttaatctAATAATGTTAgtaatgtatttatatataatatatttaatttttttaatatagatcGGATGAAATCAACTTAATTACTGATTCATCGGTTGGATCACTGACCCATTGACCTACTACCTCGACCGGTTAATGACCGGACCAGATTTCACAACTATGAATGACAtacataacataaataaaatgaaaaataaattttgatgtgAACGTATTAACAAAAATAGATTCTCCCACAGATCATGGCTTCATTTGCTTGTTACCTTTCAATCACATTAATTCCACATCCTCGAATAGTTATTTTGATTTatccaatctaattaaattacTTACGAATCTAAACACCAAGATAAGATTGTGAAATACTAATCTACCTAGTAATATCATTGTCATGAGTCTTCAAAATGATGATCCGTCTCATCAAAGATCTCCTCCTACATAGAAATATTGATGTCAATACAAGAATTCAAGTGCAGATAAAATTGTTCAGAGTGACCTAAACTAATTTAGTACCTGTAAAAGCTCTTCAATGACATCTTTCATTGTAATTATTCCAACAGCTTCTTCTTTTTCGGGCAAACTTGGAAGTGAATTTCCATCTATTTCTAGAATATACGAGTACATATTTTTTGACCATTTCCTGCTCCGGGAACCACCCCTATTCGAATTATTTGAGTTTGGAAAGCTTTTCCACTTTTGGAGTGACCTCTTGGTCTTCAAAATATTCCCTTGGGGAGTCTTCTCCCCATCAATATCTACCTTTACATCTCTCACTGAACCCATTTCACAGGTATTAGAGAGAAGATAGAAGAGCATTTAGTGTGATGTGAAACAAATTCTCAATTTGAAAGAGAATCTATAATAGAATGTTAGTAGAAGATGAACGAATTTCTTATATTAACCACTAGGTGCACCGATCaaagaaattatttatatttaatagttttgaaaaataaaaatattggcctttcaaaaaaagaagttttgGAGAATATAATCactgaaattatttaatattcattaaatacaatatcagacatgcaaaaatgattcaatatttaatttttttaagtaatcttaaatatttatgttgtaGAAAAATTCAAAGATAAATACAAGTTTAATATGAGACTGTATTTAAAAGAATGTTGTTGAAAATGTTCCTAGCTAGTATTTCGCTTTCAGCATATGCTTACCATCGGCATTATTGTTGGAAGACTGTTGCCTTGTCTTCTCAAAATGTCTGACAACAACAGCCATGTGGCTATGGCCCTTCTGGAACTCATTCAAAATATCATAAAGTGGCAACGTTTCTGGAACCCTGttaatatatgtaataatttaGATATGAATGTCTGATAATATAAATACCAATTTGTTTCGGTGGTTATATTATATCATCCATAAAACTagcaaaacataaacaaaataataccTTGGAATCCTGCGGATGGTCACACTTTTCACGGGTATTTCTTCTTCTGGGTCAATTGTCAATAAATTCTTTGCCTGAAAGTAAGCAGAGTGCATGCTTAAAGTTAAAGCAAATGTAATGCACAATCACACGAAATAAATGATgtggagaaaaacaaatgatatgtagagcaaaggaaaaggaaatataatttcaaaactTAGTCTGACTCTCAAATATTGGTAATGTCACATGTCAAggctaaatttcaattttacttGCCTCAAAATTGGCTAAATTTGTGAAAAATGATGCCGAGGCTTTGTCAAAATCTAACAACATAGTTTTAGTCGAACAGATAAAACAATTTAACATCGGCAATAATCTTGTTGGAAAGAAAGTTGAcacattgaagctcaaagaaaTTGGTGTAATACTGTTTCACTGTTTGTGGTTTTTATAAGAAGTTTTCACGTAACAGAAAGTGACTGTTCATTACTGaaggaataaagaaaaataagacacTGTATACATACCAGGACAAGTCCAAAAATATTTGTAGGCTGCTCGTAATAGACAGGAACTCTGCTATGCCCTTTCTCCAATATTAGACTCATCAAATCCCTGCTTAATAATAAGCATTCAGTTTGATGACAAAATTCTGTAAGATACAAAAGCTAGTTTGCATGTTGTAATTTTTTCGAGTCACATTGTTTCCTTACCTATCAAGCTTTGCATTAATATCAACAGAAAATATTTCAGTTATGGGGGTCATGGCATCACTGGCTGTCTTCTCAGAAAGTTCAAGCGCTCCAGCAATGATTGTGGTTTCATCATGTGTCAGTTCTCCACCTTTTCCAGCCTAATACAATACAATTCATCATGGAACAGCAACAACATAAGGAAGCATGAGTGTCATGGTGAAGCAGTCTAAATAACCACAAGAAGTTAAGATAACCCTCAGTGACATTATTCACATCGGAAACAATAGTAAACTGCAGCATACTGATGAAGTAACAATATGATCACAGAAAATTACAAGTCTTCCAACTTCCAAGagaaaattaatcaataaagaGTAGATGCATGCCTTTGTTTCAATCCAAAACATCATAAAGGTCTGATACATACCTCGTTGCCATGCAGATTTACAAGTGTTTTCAACTCAGCTCTGCGGAAAAGGGCTTCATGTCGATGCCCCAGCAAATAATCCAACAACTGGAACCccaaataaatgtaaaaataagcaataaagtaaagaaaaaacataCCTAATTAAATTGGGTCCATCTTTACtcaaataaaactaaaagaagTACTAACAAAAAATCTGCTCATTGTATGTCACCTTGCTAATTGGATAAGCAACAGGAAAGCATATCCATACAAGAACCCGAACAAATGGAGCCACTGTTGCACCAATTGCTAAACCATACCGAGAACAAATTGATTGTGGTATAATCTACAAACAAGTAAACAGATGTCAGAAATTTTGCACTGCAAGCAGAGCAATTGAGTCCAAAAATATCATGAGAGATTTTAAGTAAATATGTGCTATAAATGCAGCAATCCAGCAGGATTAGGACTTAGGACCACCAAGTCTAGTAAAGGTATCATTCCCATGATTGGAAAACTGAACAGTAACAATATCTGGTCTGAATTATTTCCACTGATTAATGAATGAAGATTGAACCTGAGCTTCTGAATTTCCCAGTCAGTTTTTGTTGAAAGGAATGTAGTGTACTCAGTTTCTAACCTGTGATATGCATGTGTTATATTTAAACATATAAGGAGAAAAAGTTTTCTCACCTCACCAAACAGAAGAATTAATGTTACTGAAATCAAGACAGCACCCCATGCCACAACAAGACCATCAAGAAAGATAGGAAGTGCCTGACAAAAGCACCCATATCCAATATTAGCTGGATGTTTTGGCATGACCATTTGATTAAATTCACACTGACACATATTTTTA includes these proteins:
- the LOC100789945 gene encoding DUF21 domain-containing protein At4g33700 encodes the protein MAVEYQCCETQFFIRLLIILLLVLFAGLMSGLTLGLMSLSLVDLEVLAKSGTPQGRKHAAKILPVVRNQHLLLCTLLICNAAAMEALPIFLDGLVVAWGAVLISVTLILLFGEIIPQSICSRYGLAIGATVAPFVRVLVWICFPVAYPISKLLDYLLGHRHEALFRRAELKTLVNLHGNEAGKGGELTHDETTIIAGALELSEKTASDAMTPITEIFSVDINAKLDRDLMSLILEKGHSRVPVYYEQPTNIFGLVLAKNLLTIDPEEEIPVKSVTIRRIPRVPETLPLYDILNEFQKGHSHMAVVVRHFEKTRQQSSNNNADVRDVKVDIDGEKTPQGNILKTKRSLQKWKSFPNSNNSNRGGSRSRKWSKNMYSYILEIDGNSLPSLPEKEEAVGIITMKDVIEELLQEEIFDETDHHFEDS